The genomic DNA CTTTTCGGCCCTCGTCGTGGCATGCTTATCTCGTCCCTGCTGTTCGTGCCCACACCTCATCGGGGATCTGGAGCCCGATCGCCAGATAGCCCTTGGCGTTGGCGATCTCCGGCTGCTGCGGCACCTTCAGGTGCGTGATCAGGCGGCGCAGATGCGGCGCGAAGTAATACGCCCCGCCACCAATTAATACCACCTGATCGGCCATGGCGGCAACTTTGCCGTGCTCCCCGGAGCGCCACGCCTCGGATACAAACGCGCTGATCTCGTCGGCGACCGATCCGACGATATCCGCAACCTCGCCGTCGAGCGTGATGCGCACGCCGTCGACCGGGATCGGGCGATGCGGACGGCGCTCGACCTGGGCGCGCAGGATGTCGCGGACCTCGCTTGGCACGAGCGTGCGTCCGTACTTCTGCTCCACCAGCTCCCGGAGCAGGTCGCCGACCTTCTCGACGCCGCGATCGGTGCCTACGCAGCGCGGCTTGATCGGGCGCTGGCCCTCGGCCATGAACAGGTCGGTCGTCCGCCCGCCCACGTCGATCACCCCCTGGAAGACCTGCTCGTCGGTGCCGTAGAGCGCGAGCGCGCCCGCGCCTTCCATCACGACGACGACGTTGTCGATCGTGAGCCGACGCTCCTCGCCGTTGAGCTTGTAGCTATGCGTGCCCATCAGGCGCTGCCGCACCTTCTCCTTGGCCTCGGCGGACCAGACCTGCACCGGCAGGCCGGTGACGAGGCGCATCGCTAGATGCGGGCTGCGAAACGCGGCCCCGGCCAGCACCAGCAAGAGCTTCAGCGTGTGCCCGTCCCAGTAGCGGTTGATGTTCCCGCGGGCGCTGGTGGCGTCCAGGCTCTCCTCGACGGCCAGACGCCCGACAAAGTAGGAGCGGTTTTGATACTCCAGCACAAACTCGTCGTCGCGCAGGCTCGTCGCCCCGATGCCGCCCCGGATGCGCTGCAGCTCGTCGAGCGAGCCGGAGCCGACAAACGATGGGATGGTGAGCACCCGTCCGCGTGGCGCAGCAAAGGTCGTTTCGCTGTTCCCGGCGTCGATCGCGGCGATGGTGATGGTCATTCTCTGAGTCATGGTGGCCTCATCTATGTTCTGGCTAAAGACGGCTATAGCCGAAATAATACAGGATGCCAGAGAAAAAGTCAACGGTTATAGACGGCTATAGCCGATACATTGAAACAGGCATCATGCTGTCTGTTCCCCGTGTTCCCGCTTACAACACGTGTGCAACATGCCGCAACGAGGCGAAAAACCCCTGGTTTGGCGCGGGAACACGGGGAACAGCGGAAACACGGGAACACCAGGAACAGAGGGTATGCTGGGACACGCCCCATGCCCCAGCATGTGAGCGCTCACTGGTTCGTAACCTATTCAGTTGGTAAGGTGCGCCCGGGTGATCCCCGCCGGATCACCTCCGTGGCCCTCGCTCAGCCGGGCCGCGCTCACGTTTGTGGCGGTCCGCGCTGCCGATACAGCCGCGCGATAGTCTGGCTCACGAGGTCGCGGGTATTGGCACGACTCAGCTGGCTCGCGAGGTCCCGGTGATGAAGATGGAGCTGGCACTGGCTACGCATCTGCATCCTCAGCTCCCTAATGAAATCAAATCATCCGGGGACGGCTCTTCAGTGGCCGTGTGCCCACGGCTGGGATCGTCGGGCGGTGGTGTACGGACAATCGTGATCCGATCGCCCTCGCCGCCTTCGCGTGGCGTGAAGGTGTCCTCCAACCACTGC from Herpetosiphonaceae bacterium includes the following:
- a CDS encoding ParM/StbA family protein; protein product: MTQRMTITIAAIDAGNSETTFAAPRGRVLTIPSFVGSGSLDELQRIRGGIGATSLRDDEFVLEYQNRSYFVGRLAVEESLDATSARGNINRYWDGHTLKLLLVLAGAAFRSPHLAMRLVTGLPVQVWSAEAKEKVRQRLMGTHSYKLNGEERRLTIDNVVVVMEGAGALALYGTDEQVFQGVIDVGGRTTDLFMAEGQRPIKPRCVGTDRGVEKVGDLLRELVEQKYGRTLVPSEVRDILRAQVERRPHRPIPVDGVRITLDGEVADIVGSVADEISAFVSEAWRSGEHGKVAAMADQVVLIGGGAYYFAPHLRRLITHLKVPQQPEIANAKGYLAIGLQIPDEVWARTAGTR